The genomic region GAGAACCGCTCGCTGGTGGGCCATGCCTACGACAACGTAGTGGCCCGCGACAACGCGTATTTTCTGGCGCGGGAAAAGATGCGTGCCGTGGAGGCAGATCTGTACAAGGCTCGCGTGAATGACTACAACCACGTGCTGTCGTTGTTTCCTACCCCCGACGAAGCTACAGCCACGCGCCTGGCCGCTGACCTCGACGACATCATTAAGAAGGCCTCCCTACCCATCCAGCACCGCCCCGGCAGCGACTGGACCGACGATGCCTACCTGCTGGTGGGCAAAGCGCGCTTTTATAAGATGGAGTTTGAGGATGCGGTGAAAACGTTCCGCTTCATCAATACCACCAGTCCGGACATCAATACGCGACACGCAGCCCTGATTTGGCTGATGCGCTCCTTTTTGGCAATGAAGGAGTATGAAAGTGCCGCCGCCGTTTCGTCGGTTCTAGAGCGGGAAGAAGGTACACCGGCGAATGCCAAAGACCTGTTTCTGACCCGCGCCGATTATTACTTGGCGATGAACGAGCCACAACGGGCTATCGATAACCTGGAGCGGGCGGTACCTCTGGTTGAGCCAAAGAACGAGCAGTCGCGCACGCGTTACATTCTGGCCCAACTCTATCAGCAGGCAGGCGAAAACAAAAAGTCCTATGCTGAGCTGAATCAGATTTTAAAGCGCAACCCGCCCTACGAGCTGGATTTCTACTCCAAACTGTTGCTGGGCCAGGTATCGGAGTTGGAACAAGAAGATCGGACGCGGCTGGATAAATACTTTGCCAAGCTCCTCCGCAATCCTAATAACAAGGAGTATCGGGATAAGATCTACTACGAGATGGCGCGCCTCAATTACCGGCAGCAGCGCTACCCCGAGGCCTTGGCACTTTTACAGCAATCGGCTAGGGCTGGGGGTAGCAACCGGGCACAGAAGGGCTACACGCAGTTGCTCGCTGGGCGTATTTATTACGACAACCTGCAGAAATACCGTGCTGCCGCGGCCTACTATGATAGTGCTGTGCAGGCCATGCCCCGCGAAGTACCCGAATATGCCGTGACGGCTGAACGCAGCGAAGTGCTGCAACAGTTTGCCCAACAGATTACTATCGTAGAAACGCAGGACAGCCTGCAAGCCTTGGCCAAGCTTTCGCCGGCGGATCTCGACACTCGCCTAAATGTCTACGCCCAAGCGGAGCTGGACACGCGGCGCGAGGCAGAAGTACGCGCCAAACGGGCAGCGGAAGCACAGAACAGACTGCAAACAGCTACTGGCCTTAGTCCTGAGCGGTCTGGCAATGTAGGCACCGACCCTGATTTATTTGCCAGTACTAGCACTGGCGCGGGCTGGTATTTCGACAACCCTACTTCCATGAGTACTGCCCGTGCCGATTTCTTGCGGAAGTGGGGCAACCGACCATTGCAAGACAACTGGCGCATTGTAACGCAAGCCAGCAACGCTCCTGTGAATGACCAAAACGGGGGCGCACCGGCTGCAGCAGTAGTTGCGGGCACCGCTACCGTTGTGAATGGTGCTCAATTGGGCGCAGCACCAACAGCCGCGCCTACCCCAGAAGCTCAGTTGCAAACGCTGGTAACGCAATACCGCCAGAGCATTCCGCTCACCGAGCCGCAATTGCAAACCTCACAGTTGCAGGTAGAGGAAGCTTTGTTCGCGCTGGGAGCCATTTACCGCTTGCAGTTGCAGGAGCCCACTAGCGCTATCGAAACTTACGAACAACTACTAACACGCTTCCCAACTACCAAGCACGCACCCGAGGCATACTACAGCCTATATCTATTATATAAAGATCAGAAAGACCAAAAGGCCGAGGTATACGCGAAGAAGCTGCAGGCGCAGTTCCCCAATTCATCGTATGCCAAGTTGGTAGCAGATCCGGAATATTTGCGGCGTGTATCTGTCACCAATGAGAAAATGGGGGTGCAGCTAGACTCCGCATTTGCGCAGTATAAGCGGCAAGCTTTCGTGCAAGCGTCAGCTACTCTAGCTCAGGCCCGCAAACAGTATCCCGACACCGACCTCAACGACCGGGCAGCTTACCTGAACACGTTGCTCACCATCCGGACTCAAACGCCACCTACCGCCAAAGCAGCGGTGGAAAAGTTCATCAAGGATTACCCGGAAAGTCCGCTGGTAAGTGAAGCTACTACTTTGCAGGCATCGTATCAGAAGTATGAGGCGGGACAGCTACCGGGCGCACTAGCCAGCACCGACAAGCCAATTGTTTCTAATTTCAGGCCTGGCGAGGTAGATACCAGACCACGAGCGTACTACCAGGCCAAAGTACCCGTGGCGCCGGTAGAGGTGTACCGACCAGAGCGCCCGGCACCTACACCAGCGCCTGCGACAGTGCCTACCTCAGCTGCTACTCCTGCCTTACCAACTGGTACCTCCAATCCTGTACCAGCCCCGTCATCATCAGTACCTACGCCAGTCCCCGGTCAAGCATCTACCCCAGGTACTGTGGCGCCTCCTACTGCCGGCACTACTCCTGCGACTACGGCAGCAGAGCCGGTCAAACCGGCTACCCCCTATAGTGTTGCCCCTGCTTCTACGCACGCTATAGCATTGGTTTTTTCAGCCGATGCTACCCTACTCTCGGAGCTACCCAAACAGCTAGAGGCGTACAACGGCCGTTTCTACCGCGCCAAAAATCTAGTGGTGCAGTCTGAAGCACTGGGCAATGCACAGGTATTGGTGGTTGTGAACAGCTTGCCTACCCTGAAGGAAGCTCAGAGCTACGCACTTAAACTACGCGGCCCGCAGTCCCCCTTAAGCAAGTTGCGCGGCGCAGGCTACCAGACTGTTGTGATTAGCACAGAAAACCTGCCACTGCTGCGCCAAACCAAGAACCTGGATGAATACCAGCAGTTTTACGACAACAATTTCCGCTAATTTTGAATGAAGTTTTACAGGAAGCGCTCCGTTAATCTGTTGCCGTTTTCCATCTGTAAATCAGCTATTTGAAAAGCTTGTGATTTACTTTTTAATGCTTCATTATTAATTCCTAATTCTGTTTCTCCCATGGCCTACCCTGCCACGAAGAATAAA from Hymenobacter aerilatus harbors:
- the porW gene encoding type IX secretion system periplasmic lipoprotein PorW/SprE, which translates into the protein MTTLLPFRLPTALVGCLLSGALLTACSSENRSLVGHAYDNVVARDNAYFLAREKMRAVEADLYKARVNDYNHVLSLFPTPDEATATRLAADLDDIIKKASLPIQHRPGSDWTDDAYLLVGKARFYKMEFEDAVKTFRFINTTSPDINTRHAALIWLMRSFLAMKEYESAAAVSSVLEREEGTPANAKDLFLTRADYYLAMNEPQRAIDNLERAVPLVEPKNEQSRTRYILAQLYQQAGENKKSYAELNQILKRNPPYELDFYSKLLLGQVSELEQEDRTRLDKYFAKLLRNPNNKEYRDKIYYEMARLNYRQQRYPEALALLQQSARAGGSNRAQKGYTQLLAGRIYYDNLQKYRAAAAYYDSAVQAMPREVPEYAVTAERSEVLQQFAQQITIVETQDSLQALAKLSPADLDTRLNVYAQAELDTRREAEVRAKRAAEAQNRLQTATGLSPERSGNVGTDPDLFASTSTGAGWYFDNPTSMSTARADFLRKWGNRPLQDNWRIVTQASNAPVNDQNGGAPAAAVVAGTATVVNGAQLGAAPTAAPTPEAQLQTLVTQYRQSIPLTEPQLQTSQLQVEEALFALGAIYRLQLQEPTSAIETYEQLLTRFPTTKHAPEAYYSLYLLYKDQKDQKAEVYAKKLQAQFPNSSYAKLVADPEYLRRVSVTNEKMGVQLDSAFAQYKRQAFVQASATLAQARKQYPDTDLNDRAAYLNTLLTIRTQTPPTAKAAVEKFIKDYPESPLVSEATTLQASYQKYEAGQLPGALASTDKPIVSNFRPGEVDTRPRAYYQAKVPVAPVEVYRPERPAPTPAPATVPTSAATPALPTGTSNPVPAPSSSVPTPVPGQASTPGTVAPPTAGTTPATTAAEPVKPATPYSVAPASTHAIALVFSADATLLSELPKQLEAYNGRFYRAKNLVVQSEALGNAQVLVVVNSLPTLKEAQSYALKLRGPQSPLSKLRGAGYQTVVISTENLPLLRQTKNLDEYQQFYDNNFR